ATCACGAAAAAATTACATATTGCAAAATAGTCATTTAGAAACTTATGTTGGCTTGAAATCGAAGAGTCAATTGTGGTCGGGAATAAGCCCTGAAATGGGAAATCAAAACTGACTATGACTAATGCGATTGCAGTGGGTACAAGATGAAAATAATAAAAAGGTGCTGTAACATCTAAATAATATAAAAAAGCTGATTTTTTTTTCATAGTTTTTGGTGATTTCGTTTAAGTTTGTCTAAAATTAACATAATACGCGTTATACGAAATGCTTGAAATTTTCCTATAAGCATCAATATCTTAGTCAAAGCCGTTCTAGGGTTCAGCGCACTGGAACGGCTTTTTCATGATTATTCACGTTCCACGCCTATTCTTTGATCAAAGTTCCACAACTTTGATTAGTACATCTAAACAGATCAGTTAGCCATTCGGCAAGAAAAACCGGCTTAACCACCCTCTTTTCGGTTGCTCCGGTTCAACGTGCTCCGGCACTGGAATGCGCTTATTTTCTGTTTCGACCGGAGTAGTCAATCCGTCATGTTTCGGCTCTGGTTCTGGTCGAGAATTTTCTGTCATTTCAGAATGAGTAGAAACTTTACGTTCATCTAGCTCTGTCTTTGGTTGTTCAAGCTGACCTTTAAACTCAATTCTGTGGGTCAAATCTTCTATATGCTGCATCAAAGACTTTTCTCTTTGGTTGGCTAGATCTAACTGATTTTTGAGTAGAGAAATTTGATCTTTCAAT
The window above is part of the Acinetobacter sp. WCHAc010034 genome. Proteins encoded here:
- a CDS encoding plasmid replication DNA-binding protein, whose product is MNTTKFSVMDASKAFKKSRTTIYEAIKNGELSRAHDGLIDLSELIRVYGNPIGVQSSTRTEHAQKDVQVRVQSEIENVLKDQISLLKNQLDLANQREKSLMQHIEDLTHRIEFKGQLEQPKTELDERKVSTHSEMTENSRPEPEPKHDGLTTPVETENKRIPVPEHVEPEQPKRGWLSRFFLPNG